Proteins found in one Eriocheir sinensis breed Jianghai 21 chromosome 14, ASM2467909v1, whole genome shotgun sequence genomic segment:
- the LOC126998368 gene encoding uncharacterized protein DDB_G0290587-like yields MRLSLFLSSLLVTAVSAGVTRNPTTTTTTTTTPTTDTITTATATNTTAAATEEVKKREEEAAEKEEEEEERRVGVNGWLAAPTQSPSTSTQAPPKQDKPGICESPKGFGIKCMTRMDQCQDDHTCPGGTKCCLVGECGLLCVKPKPTSTDTAKVVTKEGTKKNKKEGAKEGNKQEAKQEEEEEAVVKVKENGESKQQETKEKEKQGTEEEVAAEDQGSEDQATPKTPTQRTVSEKEENATSATPTEDSA; encoded by the exons atGCGACTCAGCTTGTTCCTGTCCTCCCTGCTG GTGACAGCAGTATCGGCAGGTGTTACCcgaaaccccaccaccaccaccaccaccaccaccaccccaaccaccgacaccatcaccactgccactgcAACCAACACCACCGCGGCAGCaacggaggaggtgaagaagagggaggaggaggcggctgagaaggaagaggaggaggaggagaggcgtgtGGGGGTGAATGGGTGGCTGGCTGCCCCCACCCAGTCCCCCTCCACCAGTACTCAGGCCCCGCCCAAGCAAG ACAAGCCCGGCATCTGTGAGTCTCCCAAGGGCTTCGGCATCAAGTGCATGACGCGCATGGACCAGTGCCAGGACGACCACACCTGCCCCGGGGGCACCAAGTGCTGCCTGGTGGGGGAGTGCGGCCTCCTCTGCGTCAAGCCCAAGC CAACCTCTACTGACACTGCCAAGGTGGTCACGAAGGAggggacgaagaagaacaagaaggaaggagcTAAAGAAGGGAACAAGCAGGAAgcaaagcaagaggaggaggaggaggctgtagtcAAGGTTAAGGAAAATGGGGAGAGCAAGCAAcaagagacgaaagagaaggagaagcaaggaacggaggaggaagtaGCTGCAGAGGATCAAGGAAGTGAGGACCAAGCCACCCCTAAAACACCAACACAGAGAACGGtatcagagaaggaagaaaacgcaaCCTCTGCAACGCCAACTGAAGACAGCGCATAA